The Faecalibacter sp. LW9 genome has a segment encoding these proteins:
- a CDS encoding DEAD/DEAH box helicase has product MTKITLPELRLSYFNKVGVKNTVEQIISQKDDVDYFFQNSYRGYVVVLVDGTPICITSNKDFESSSYEYIILSNKKPTEQSLENEGEIVLKRWLKHPLKKEYSNSEIVNSWTRNFNFLEEDLDANVNGLREPQIAALYSILSHLKVSDEIGTVVMPTGTGKTETMLSTLVAGKLNKVIITVPSDALRTQIANKFLKLGLLKQFGIINQSVINPKVGIIYQSFQNNDDLLEFIEKSNVIVTTMNILSNFQPSVLATLNSLISNIFIDEAHHVEANSWKRVRKAFDNNKILQFTATPFRNDQKRIEGKVIFNFSLKKAQEQGYFKPINFLPIREYDLNKGHRIIAEKAVEKLREDLANGYNHILMARCVNTVKASEVFKYYEEYEDLKPILIHSSVSGKNQILQNIINCEHRIIVAVNMLGEGFDLPQLKIAAFHDIRKSLPITLQFAGRFTRTAIDDELGNATFIANLADSETENELSDLYAQDSDWNSLLSKLSSDEIDEQIDFDEFINGFQHFDNSKIPFQNIKFALSTVVYKNSNPDNSFNLLNFKEGISGYDELEYRFDDYNPTENTVVIITASKSELEWVNYKEVFGLNWTLTILYYNEENNLLFIHSSDKSSLYGDLAKSVLGDRYELIHKLLVYRSFYDVKRVSLQNVGLKEFLNRKIRFTMRVGTDIQDALSLAEQQRGEKAFVFGSGFEDGDKITIGCSYKGRIWSYMRSDLKGFIHWCNNLGKKLIDDNIDPNQVLRDTLIPEVITEVPHLYPTYIDWDNNFYDFPESKIEITINGIFNSAYCTIEVINQNDQGIIDFQVITPNGTAKFRKELFIDSDAEGNEFPNFRIIQLDTVQSNVKIASKSFTLLEYFNQFPPIIWFADGSALQGNEYVQLKQIIQPYPTERLIGWNWNGVDLSKESQGIHPLKTDSIQYKVIQHLIAEDVDIVYDDDYSGEIADVITIKEHENEINVRFYHLKFAKDGIINTRVDNFYEVCGQAQKSIHWKHKSGFEFFQHLLRREIKIRNGHERSRIEKGTKADLERFLAIAKNKKPMNFEIFIVQPSLSKQNTSDSIMTLLGVTANYLKEVADIDLRVIVNE; this is encoded by the coding sequence ATGACTAAAATTACACTTCCAGAGTTAAGGCTATCATATTTTAATAAAGTAGGTGTGAAAAATACTGTTGAGCAAATTATTTCACAGAAAGATGATGTCGACTATTTTTTTCAAAATAGTTACAGAGGTTATGTTGTTGTCTTGGTTGACGGAACTCCAATTTGCATCACATCTAATAAAGATTTTGAATCTTCTAGTTATGAGTATATTATACTATCGAATAAAAAGCCAACAGAGCAATCTTTAGAAAATGAAGGTGAAATTGTATTAAAAAGATGGTTGAAGCATCCTTTGAAAAAAGAATATTCTAATTCCGAAATAGTAAACTCATGGACAAGGAATTTCAATTTTTTAGAGGAAGATCTTGATGCTAATGTAAATGGTTTGCGAGAGCCTCAAATTGCAGCTCTTTATTCAATTTTAAGTCATTTAAAAGTTTCAGATGAAATTGGAACTGTTGTTATGCCAACAGGTACAGGAAAAACTGAGACTATGCTATCTACTTTGGTTGCCGGTAAATTGAATAAAGTTATTATAACTGTACCTTCTGACGCGTTAAGAACCCAAATTGCTAATAAGTTTTTAAAATTGGGATTATTAAAACAATTTGGAATTATCAATCAAAGTGTCATTAATCCTAAAGTTGGTATAATTTACCAAAGTTTTCAAAATAACGATGATTTACTTGAATTTATTGAGAAGTCAAATGTCATTGTAACAACAATGAATATTTTGTCAAATTTTCAACCTAGTGTATTAGCAACCCTAAATTCATTAATCTCTAATATTTTTATTGATGAAGCACATCATGTAGAAGCAAACTCATGGAAACGTGTTAGAAAAGCATTTGACAATAATAAAATTTTGCAATTTACTGCAACCCCTTTCCGTAATGACCAGAAACGAATAGAAGGAAAAGTAATTTTTAATTTTAGTTTGAAAAAAGCCCAAGAACAAGGTTATTTTAAGCCAATTAATTTTTTGCCAATAAGAGAATATGATCTAAATAAGGGTCACAGAATAATAGCAGAAAAAGCAGTTGAAAAACTTAGGGAAGATCTTGCAAATGGTTATAATCATATTTTAATGGCTAGATGCGTTAATACGGTTAAAGCCTCAGAGGTTTTTAAATATTACGAGGAATACGAAGATTTAAAACCTATATTGATACATTCGTCGGTCTCAGGTAAGAACCAAATTTTGCAAAATATAATAAATTGTGAACATAGAATTATTGTTGCTGTAAATATGTTGGGCGAAGGTTTTGATTTGCCCCAACTCAAAATAGCAGCATTCCATGATATCAGGAAAAGTTTACCAATCACTTTACAGTTTGCGGGGAGATTTACAAGAACTGCAATAGATGACGAGCTGGGCAATGCAACCTTTATTGCAAATTTAGCAGATTCTGAAACCGAGAATGAACTTAGCGACTTATATGCACAAGATTCGGATTGGAATTCTTTATTATCAAAATTGAGTTCTGATGAGATTGATGAGCAAATAGATTTTGATGAATTTATTAATGGTTTTCAGCATTTTGATAATTCTAAAATTCCTTTTCAAAATATTAAGTTTGCGCTAAGTACTGTTGTTTATAAAAATTCAAATCCTGATAATTCTTTTAATTTATTAAATTTTAAAGAGGGAATTTCGGGCTATGATGAATTGGAATATAGATTTGATGATTATAATCCAACTGAAAACACGGTTGTAATTATTACAGCATCAAAATCAGAACTTGAATGGGTAAATTATAAAGAAGTTTTTGGTTTAAATTGGACATTGACAATACTATACTACAATGAAGAAAACAATCTGCTATTCATTCATAGTTCCGACAAATCTAGTTTATATGGAGATCTTGCAAAATCCGTATTGGGGGACCGGTATGAGTTGATACACAAATTATTAGTTTACCGTAGTTTCTATGATGTCAAACGTGTTTCATTGCAGAATGTCGGCTTAAAAGAATTTTTAAACCGAAAAATTAGATTTACAATGCGGGTTGGAACAGATATTCAAGATGCCCTTTCTTTAGCAGAACAACAAAGAGGTGAAAAAGCTTTTGTATTTGGTTCTGGTTTTGAAGATGGGGATAAAATTACAATAGGATGCTCTTATAAAGGTAGAATTTGGAGCTATATGAGAAGTGATCTTAAAGGTTTCATTCATTGGTGTAATAATTTAGGAAAAAAGTTGATTGACGACAATATTGATCCAAATCAAGTTTTACGTGATACCTTGATTCCAGAGGTTATTACAGAAGTTCCCCATTTGTATCCAACTTATATTGACTGGGATAATAATTTTTATGATTTCCCTGAATCAAAAATTGAAATTACAATAAACGGAATTTTCAACTCTGCTTATTGTACAATTGAAGTAATCAATCAGAATGATCAAGGAATTATTGATTTTCAAGTTATAACACCTAACGGTACTGCAAAATTCCGTAAAGAACTATTTATAGATAGTGATGCCGAGGGAAATGAATTTCCAAACTTTAGAATTATTCAGTTAGATACGGTTCAGAGCAACGTAAAAATTGCTTCAAAATCGTTTACTCTTCTAGAGTATTTCAATCAGTTTCCACCTATTATATGGTTCGCAGATGGATCGGCTTTGCAAGGGAATGAATATGTACAATTAAAGCAAATAATTCAACCGTATCCAACAGAAAGATTGATTGGTTGGAATTGGAATGGTGTAGATCTTAGTAAGGAATCTCAGGGAATTCATCCGTTAAAAACAGACTCTATTCAATATAAAGTAATACAGCATCTTATCGCTGAAGATGTTGATATTGTCTATGATGATGATTATTCAGGGGAAATAGCAGATGTCATTACTATAAAAGAACATGAGAATGAGATTAATGTACGGTTTTACCATTTGAAATTTGCGAAAGATGGTATAATCAACACTAGAGTTGATAATTTTTATGAAGTATGTGGTCAGGCACAAAAATCAATTCATTGGAAGCATAAAAGTGGATTTGAATTTTTTCAACATTTGTTAAGAAGAGAAATTAAGATTAGAAATGGTCATGAACGAAGTAGAATAGAAAAAGGCACTAAAGCTGACCTTGAAAGATTTTTAGCTATTGCAAAAAATAAAAAACCGATGAATTTTGAAATTTTCATTGTACAACCGAGTTTATCAAAACAAAATACTTCAGATTCTATCATGACATTACTGGGAGTAACGGCTAATTATCTAAAAGAGGTTGCTGATATTGATTTACGAGTAATTGTTAATGAATAA
- a CDS encoding restriction endonuclease subunit S — MSYRKIGDLIQLVDVRNKDLSITHLVGLTINKKFIPSVANTIGTDMSNYKIIRKNQFACSTMQVRRDKKMPVALLKELDVAIISQAYPVFEVIDEKELLPEYLMLWFTRSEFDREACFNAVGGVRGSLEWEDFCNMELPVPSIEKQREIVAQYQAIENKIKVNEQICEKLEATAQTLYKQWFVDFEFPNEEGQPYKSSGGKMVWNEELEKEIPEGWEVVNVVNLYDYTYGYAFNSDLFNEQKEGFPLIRIRDIINGYSDIYTKEDCQDKYFINENDLLIGMDGKFHIRIWNNDLGVLNQRIIRFRNININTLFLYFSIKDEIEYLENNIYGTTVAHLSDKNINNIKKQNQKLSQLQSLLLSRLATLEG; from the coding sequence ATGAGTTATAGAAAAATTGGTGATTTAATCCAATTGGTTGATGTTAGAAACAAAGATTTAAGCATTACACATCTTGTTGGATTAACAATAAATAAAAAGTTCATTCCTTCCGTAGCCAACACTATTGGAACTGATATGAGTAATTATAAAATTATTCGTAAAAACCAATTTGCTTGTAGTACGATGCAAGTTCGAAGAGATAAGAAAATGCCTGTTGCTTTGTTAAAGGAGTTAGATGTAGCTATTATATCTCAAGCATATCCTGTATTTGAAGTGATTGATGAAAAGGAACTACTACCTGAATATTTGATGCTGTGGTTTACAAGAAGTGAATTTGATAGAGAAGCTTGTTTCAATGCTGTTGGTGGAGTTCGTGGAAGCTTAGAATGGGAAGATTTTTGCAATATGGAATTGCCTGTTCCCTCCATCGAAAAACAACGCGAAATTGTAGCCCAATACCAAGCAATAGAAAACAAAATAAAAGTCAACGAACAAATCTGTGAAAAGTTAGAAGCCACTGCGCAAACACTTTACAAGCAATGGTTTGTGGATTTTGAATTCCCGAACGAAGAAGGACAACCTTATAAATCTTCTGGTGGTAAAATGGTATGGAATGAAGAATTGGAAAAAGAAATTCCGGAGGGTTGGGAGGTTGTAAATGTTGTTAATTTATATGATTATACTTATGGATATGCTTTTAATTCAGATTTATTTAATGAACAAAAAGAAGGCTTTCCATTAATTAGAATCAGAGATATTATAAATGGCTATTCTGATATATATACAAAAGAGGATTGTCAAGATAAATATTTTATTAATGAAAATGATTTATTAATTGGAATGGATGGAAAATTCCATATCAGAATATGGAACAACGACTTAGGTGTTCTAAATCAACGAATTATTAGATTTAGAAATATCAATATAAATACACTCTTTTTATACTTTTCTATAAAAGATGAAATTGAATATTTAGAGAATAATATTTACGGTACTACAGTAGCTCATTTAAGTGATAAAAATATTAATAATATAAAAAAACAAAACCAAAAACTCTCACAACTACAATCGTTGTTGTTAAGTCGCTTGGCAACGTTGGAGGGGTGA
- a CDS encoding type I restriction-modification system subunit M yields the protein MAKKVQTKSTEEILWDAANKLRGSIEPSEYKHVVLSLIFLKFASDKFIKRREELKAEGKEAFLEIPEFYQAENVFYLPEESRWDFIIDNAKQEDITLKVDTALKTIERTNKSLEGALPDNYFSRLGLDQSKFSALLDTINNIDTLRDEAQDIVGRVYEYFLSKFAIAEGKGKGEFYTPKSIVNLIAEMIEPYKGKIYDPSCGSGGMFVQSLKFIEKHQGNKKDISIYGQELTNTTFKLAKMNLAIRGISANLGNKAADTFSDDQHKELKADYIMANPPFNLKDWRAENELTDDPRWTGYEVPPKSNANYAWILNMISKLSQNGVAGFILANGALSGGGEEYKIRKQIIENDLVEAIVILPQDMFYSTNISVTLWILNRNKKERTVEVNDGVKNYRNREGEVLFMDLRQKGEPFEKKFIQFSEQDIEQITTTYHNWQQKDWETTYINEPEYCYSATLEEIRKKDYSLVPSKYIEFVNRDENIDYDTQMQSLQTELKDLFQQEEALKQEVANVFKSLGYEL from the coding sequence ATGGCGAAGAAAGTACAAACTAAAAGTACAGAAGAAATCCTTTGGGATGCAGCAAATAAATTACGTGGTTCGATAGAACCTTCCGAATATAAACACGTGGTATTGAGTTTAATCTTCTTGAAATTTGCAAGTGATAAATTCATTAAACGTAGAGAAGAATTAAAAGCAGAAGGTAAAGAAGCTTTCTTAGAAATACCTGAATTTTACCAGGCAGAAAATGTATTCTACTTACCAGAGGAATCGCGTTGGGATTTCATTATAGATAATGCCAAACAAGAAGACATTACCCTTAAAGTAGATACCGCACTTAAAACGATAGAACGTACCAACAAATCGTTAGAAGGTGCATTACCTGATAATTATTTCTCTCGATTGGGATTGGATCAATCTAAGTTTTCTGCTTTGTTGGATACTATCAACAACATCGATACACTTCGTGATGAAGCCCAAGATATTGTAGGGCGTGTGTACGAATATTTCTTGAGCAAATTTGCCATTGCCGAAGGAAAAGGGAAAGGAGAATTCTATACGCCTAAGTCGATTGTAAACTTGATTGCCGAAATGATTGAACCCTACAAAGGAAAAATTTATGACCCTTCTTGTGGTTCGGGTGGTATGTTTGTGCAATCGTTGAAGTTTATTGAGAAACACCAAGGAAACAAAAAAGATATTTCGATTTACGGACAAGAATTAACGAATACCACGTTTAAACTGGCTAAAATGAACTTAGCCATTCGTGGGATTTCTGCCAATTTAGGAAATAAAGCGGCTGATACATTTAGCGACGATCAGCACAAAGAATTGAAAGCTGATTACATCATGGCCAATCCGCCATTTAACCTTAAAGATTGGCGCGCTGAAAACGAATTAACGGACGATCCACGTTGGACCGGTTACGAAGTCCCTCCAAAATCCAATGCCAACTATGCGTGGATTTTGAACATGATTTCTAAACTATCGCAAAACGGAGTAGCTGGTTTTATCTTAGCCAATGGCGCCCTTTCGGGTGGTGGTGAAGAATACAAAATTCGTAAACAAATTATAGAAAACGACTTGGTAGAAGCGATTGTGATTCTTCCTCAAGATATGTTTTACTCTACAAATATTTCAGTGACGCTTTGGATATTGAACCGAAATAAAAAAGAACGCACCGTAGAAGTAAACGATGGGGTGAAAAACTACCGTAACCGTGAAGGTGAAGTGTTGTTTATGGATTTACGCCAAAAGGGAGAACCTTTTGAAAAGAAATTCATTCAGTTTTCTGAACAAGATATTGAACAGATAACAACTACATATCACAATTGGCAACAAAAAGATTGGGAAACCACATATATCAATGAACCAGAATATTGCTATTCTGCCACTTTAGAGGAAATCCGCAAAAAAGATTATTCATTAGTACCAAGCAAATATATTGAGTTTGTAAACCGTGACGAAAACATCGATTACGATACGCAGATGCAGTCGTTGCAAACCGAATTAAAAGACTTGTTTCAGCAAGAAGAAGCTTTGAAACAAGAAGTAGCAAACGTGTTTAAATCGTTGGGCTATGAGTTATAG